A region of the Muricauda sp. MAR_2010_75 genome:
CGGGACCACGTATAATTTAGCCAACCATTGACTTTTCCGCCAGTCTTTTTAAGGCTGAACTCAACACCATAGGCCCTACCCTTGCCCTGCACCACCTTTTGTTCCAAAAATTCCTCAAGAAAAAAATCAGCACCCGGCTTATAGGTAAGGTCATTTTGTGAATCCCTGTAATACCCTTCCAACCCCAATTCTAGGGCACTGTCATTATTGGTATCACTAATGTTATGGTAAATCCCCAACCCATAACTTTGACTTTGTTGGGGTTTGATATGCCTATCTGATGATTTCCAACGCGAAGTGGGCAAAGGTGTGGTACTGTTGTATACGTTTTGAAGGTACTGGTTCACCTGGGCATAACTAAGCTTGAACGAGGTCTGTTCCCCCAATTTTATATTGGCCCCTACCCTTGGCTCCAAATGGTTGTAATCTATCACTTTGTCTCCTTTTTCAAATTCTTCAGCGGTTACAATATTGCCTTGGTCATCGTATGTGTTAAAGGTATGGGGGCCACCAAACACATAATGGTTGAACCTAAGCCCTAAAGACAGGGTTATTGGTGATGCCAATTGCCAATTTACATTGGAATAAGCAGACAGTTCATAACTGTTTTCATCTTGTAATGCTACCGGTAGGACGCTATTTGTTCCTCCGGGATCCAGCGTGCCTTGGCCAACCACATATTTTTTGGCCTGCAGACCCAAATAATAGTCAATTGCGGGTTTGGGTCTATTGGCATATTCCGAAATAAAGCTCAGGTAATTGATCTTGGAGCGGTATTCAATTTCATCTGTACTTCCCGTGATGGGCAGTATTGTTTTTGGAACATAATTACTGGAAACAAAAATTGAACGCAGACTGGCCTTTTCATTGAAGGTATGCAACCAATTCAAGGTACCGTTGAGCGCCATAAAATCATACCGGTTCTTATCGGAGTTTATATTGTCAATCTGTGAAATAAGATCAAGTTGATACGTATCCTTGCTATAAAATCCAGTTAGAAAAATTTGGTCGTTGGGATTGGGCAACCAAAGTAGTTTAAAGGTAGTATCGTAAAATTTGGCTTTGGTATCCTTTAGTCTTTTTGAAAAAATGGGCAGCAAAAAATCCGTGAACCCGGCCCGGGTGCCTGCAATTAAACTTAGTTTGTCCTTCACCAAAGGAGTTTCAACGGTCAACCGACTTGAAACCAAACCAACACCACCAGAAAGTTTAAATTTATCCGCATACGGCTTTTTTACCCCAACATCTAAAACCGAGGCTGTCCTGCCTCCATAACGAGCCGGTATGTTGGCCCTATACAAGTCTATGTTTGAAAGGACATCAGGTGTGAAAACGGAGAACAAGCCAAACAAATGTGTTGGATTGTAAATGGGAGCATAATCGAAAAGCACTAAATTTTGGTCCAATGAACCTCCTCTAATGGACAGGCCATTGCTCACCTCCCCTGCATTGTTTACACCTGGGAGCAACGTCATGCTTCGCAATACATCATATTCGCCCAAACCGGAGGGAACTTTTATAAGATCTTGGCTTTGCAGTCGTAAAACTCCCATCTGGGGCAATTCCACATTTTCATTTTTTTGTTTGGCACTCAGGAATATTTCGGATAGCTGTTCTACTTTTTGAAGCAATTCTGTTTCAAGATTGACATCCGTGGTCAAGGCTACCTCCAAGTCATTACTTTGAAAGCCTGTGTAGGAAACGGTTATCTGGTACCTACCTTCAAGAAGGAATCTGGAGTACCTTCCATTGTTGTCCGTGATTCCCCCACAATTGCAAGGCCTAATATAAACATTGGCATTCTCCAAAGGATTTCCAGTGCTTCCATCATAAACCGTGATGGAAAATAGCTTGTCTTCGTTTTGACCATATAAAAGTGCGCCACCCAGTAATACGAATAACAATATTGTGAAAGAGGTTTTTTGGTTCATTGCAGTTGCCAAATGACTGAAGGTAACATGAAATTTTAAAAGTTTTAAAAGGAATATAAAAAACAATGAAATTGTGGTATATCTAACAATCTAGAAAATCTGCAAAGTTTTGAATGTACATGCCGATAGACTAAGGCTATGGAAAAAGGTCTAGCACTTAAAACAAAACGGTGTCGCAGAAAAAAAAACGCCTTACTGATGTGGTAAGACGTTTTGTTCAATGTTAGGGATGGATGTCCTATAGAATTTCAACCACCTCTAGATCAAACACCAAATCATGGCCCGCCAAAGGATGGTTGGCATCTATAATAATATCTTCTTCTTCAACTTTTGCTACTCGAAATTGCTGTTCCTGTCCTTCTGAATTGGAACCCACCAAGCCCATTCCAACCTCAGGTTTAAGGTCTTCGGGCAATTGCGATTTTGATATTTTTTGAAACAGAGACTCATTTACCTCTCCATAAGCATCTTTCTTGTCTATGGTTATGGTTTTCTTTTCGTTCACGGCCATATCAATCAGTCCTTTTTCAAATCCTGGGATAAGCTGACCTTGACCCAAGGCCACTTCCATGGGCTCCCTTTCCAAAGAACTATCAAAAATCTGCCCATTGGTCAATTTACCTGTATAATGCACCTTTACAGTATCATTTTCCTTTACTTTGCTCATAATTTTGCTTTATAATTTTTAGAATCAAAACGTTGCAAATATAGGAGCTATAAAATGGTTTAACGAATGCGCGGGCCATTGCTTTGCCTAGAAAGGACTTTTGAAAGCTCAAAATCCACCGTGTTTTTCGTTCTCGATGCGATTTTGGAAGGTGATGCTAAATACACAATTTGTCCGTATCTGGAACGGGGCGATAGGCGTAATACTGCAGAATTTCCTCTAAAGCCATTTTCAGCGCTTTGTTTATGGGAACTATTTTGTTGCCTAATTGAAAATCTATTTGTTTCAACTGCATATAATAATCGGTAAATACGGGGACATATAATCCTTTTGCAATTGCCTCGGAAATGGAACGATACTCATCTGCCCTCCCTTCTTTGATAATTTTACAGGTTGCCAATCGCAAACTCCCATACTTGTCCCTATTGGCCGCAAAACCGAACAATCTACATATCAAACCGCGGTGATCATAGCTGCTACAATGTCCCTGATCTACCGAGGAAAGGGGTTTAAACAGATAACAGTTTGTGCTCTTGGTTTGATTGAGGGCGTGAAGTGTCTCTTCTGCTTTGCCCAACAAAAACATATGAAATGCCCAAGGGAAGAATTCCAAGGGGGAAGCTTCTATATTGGGATATGTACAACACTTTCCACAGCCCGAAACGCAACCCAAACCAGATATCTGCTGAAATTGGGCACTTTCTTTTTCCAATTGGTCAAATAAGTTTTCAACCGATCGCACTTTTAGCGTTAACGCCATATTTTTTCTACCGAAGGTAGATTTAATTTTGACAAGTAGTTGAACTTATCCCATAAAAAAATTATGCCCAAAAAGACACTTAAATAGCTTATTTAGAGAATTTTACGAAAAATTGTATTTGACCCTACCTGTTGGAGACTCCTTCAAAAGTTATTTTTACAGCTGATGCGTGTCATTCGTATCATCTATCATGGAACCCAATGCCCCTTAGAATTTTTGGAATGTATTTTTCAATTCGGGCTTTTCGGGTCTTGGGCTGTTTGGCTCCGGAAAAATAGAGCAAGTACCCTTTTTGTCGTCCCGGGGTAAGACCCTCAAAAGCAGCTTTCAGTGCTGGGTCGGCATCCAGCCTTTCTTGAAACTCTTCGGGCACCTCATAGTCGGACAACTTTTTCAATTTTACTTGCAATCCGACCTTTTCCACTTCAATGGCTTCAAAAACATAGCGCTTCAATACCTCCCATTTTGCCATAATCTGCTTCACATTGGTAAACCGTACAAACCTAACGGATTGGGAGTTTTCCCCTGGCTTTTCCAAAATATCCTGTTCGTCTTTTAACAACACCCCCTTTAGAAAACTCAGCGCACAGTTATCCGCAAAGGCAGCAATCATCACCACATTCTTGTTGTTAAGGGTGTAACAGGGTGAACCCCACTTGCGTTCTTCGGTGAGTCCACATTCCAACAGCAGTCTCCGCAAAATCTTGAGTTCTTCTTGCCAAGTATGCACCTTACATTCAGGAGTGCCCACCAAGTCGCAACGGCCGCAGCCTTCGGCTAAATATTCATCAACTTTGGGGTTTGTATTCATTTGGAACTGATTGGAACAAGTTTTCTATTTGTAGGTCTAAAATACCAAGAAATTTCGGTCAATATCAAGAGTAAGGCTGGACCAAAGAGCTCTACCATACCGTCACCCAACGCCAAATGGGATGCAAGGGCTCCTATCATGGTAAACGCAAAGCCTGCATAGGCCCATTCTTTCAATACTGGAAACTTTGGAATTAAAATAGCGATAACACCCAATAACTTCCAGACACCGATCAGCGTAAGAAAATAAATGGGATACCCCAAATGTGCCATCATCTGCACCTCCTCCTCCATGTGCATCAATTGTACAATTCCTGTGGAGGTCATCCCCAAAGCCAGCCAGAGTGTGGCTACCCAATACGTTATTTTGCCTGCCTTTTGTTTTGTCATGTTGTTTGATTTATGGGTTACGAAGTTTTTGAACAGTTTCTTGCAAGCGGTCGTGGGCCATACTGATTCCCTGCGCAAAAGGAAGTTGCAGCATGCGGTCCCTGTCCCCTAACGATTTGAACACCATCTGAATACGGAGTTGGCTTTTTTCTTCCGAAATGGATTTAAACTCCAAGAATTCCAGTTGCACCGGAAATCCGGAACCCTCCATTTCAAAGGTGCGGGTGATTTTCACTTCGGGTTCAAATTCATGGATGGTACCATTGAACCGATGCTTGTTTCCTTTAGGGTCGGTGGTTTCAAATTGATAACTGCCATGTTTTCGATTATTCAACTTCAGTACTTTGGTTCCCATCCATTGTTCCACAATTTTAGGCTCCACATACGCTTTGAACAACAAGTCCAAAGGCAATTCAAACTCTCGGGTAATAAAAATTTCCTGCTTGCCATCCTCGGCATGCACATTGGTTTTTCGCTCCATTGTCCTAGGATTTTTTCTGATTCTTCATAATGGCTTCCAGCTTATTGAACCTATCATCCCATAATTCCCGGAAAGGTTCAATGAAATCTGCTATTGTTTTAAGTTTGGTGGGATTAAAATGATAATAAATCTCCCTACCCTGCTGGTCTTGTCGCAACAGTTCGCATTCCGTTAAAATTTGAATGTGTTTGGAAATCGTCTGTCGTGACGAATCAAAATTTCCGGCAATGGCCCCTGGCGTCATGGCGTTGGCAGCTACTAAGGCAATGATGGCCCTTCTTGTAGGGTCGGCTATCGCTTGAAATACATCCCTTCTTAATTCCATTATGCAGTTATTTGATTGCAAATATATATGCAGCCATTTAACTGCACAACTATTTCTGAAAAAATAAATTGTCAAATCTGTGAATTCCCTAATTCTTTTGGAAACTTCTCTAGTTCTTCTTGAATTGCTTTAAAAAACTCAATGAATCTCTTACATTTAAGAGCTAATTCAAACAAAATGAAAAAAAGACTATTCCCCCTACTCTTCCTTGTTGCAGTAACTACCACTTGGGCCCAAGAAAGCATTATCGGGTTCAGCAAAGATGCTGCCACCAAACAACTGCAACTCGAAAGTGAATTTGAAAAACAATTATCCACTGAGAATCTGGACCAATGGATGCAACTTCTGGCGGGTGAACCGCATTGGGTCGGCACCGAATATGGCGAAAAGAACGTCAAATGGATGGAAAAGCAGTTCAAATCTTGGGGGTACGACACCAAGGTGGAAACCTATCATGTGCTTTTCCCCTATCCAAAAGTTCGGGTGCTGGAAATGACAGGACCCACTACGTACAAAGCCAAATTGGAGGCCGTTCCCGTGGAAGGCGACCCGTATACCAGCCAAGAAAATCTATTGCCCAGCTACAATGCCTATTCCACCGACGGCGATGTGGAAGCAGAACTGGTATACGTAAACTATGGTATCCCCAGTGATTATGAGGAATTGGAAAAATTAGGCATCGATGTCAAAGGAAAAATCGTTATCGCGAAATATTATGGTTCTTGGCGTGGCATCAAACCAAAATTGGCCGCTGAAAAGGGGGCTATTGGCTGTATCATTTATTCCGACCCAGAGGATGACGGCTATGTGCAAGGCGATGTCTATCCAAAAGGTGCCTTCAAAAACAAAACTGGGGTGCAGCGCGGTTCCGTGATGGACATGCCCCTCTACCCTGGGGATGTATTGACGCCCGGATACGCCGCCACCAAAGATGCCAAACGTTTAAAGCGTGAAGATGCGCCTACCATTACCAAAATTCCCGTTTTGCCCATTTCGTATGAGGATGCCCAGCCCTTGCTTGAAGCCCTGGAAGGTCCCGTGGCCCCAGCTTCTTGGAGAGGTGGATTACCCATAACCTACCATATTGGACCTGGGCCAGCCAAAGTACACCTAACATTGGAGTTCGATTGGCAATTGAAACCGGCCCATAACGTGATTGCCACCTTAAAAGGTTCCGAGCTGCCTGACCAATGGGTGGTGCGAGGAAATCACCACGATGCTTGGGTACATGGGGCCAGCGACCCCATTAGTGGTTTGGTGGCCTTGATGGAGGAAGCCCGTGTGGTGGGAAAACTGGCCAAAGCTGGTAAAAAACCAAAACGAACGTTGGTGTATTGCGCTTGGGATGCCGAAGAAACCGGACTCATCGGTTCTACGGAGTGGGTAGAAGACCACCGAGCGGAACTGCAACAAAAAACGGTAGCCTACATCAATACGGATGGCAACAGTCGTGGGTTTTTAGGTGCTGGAGGTTCCCACACCCTGCAAGCGATGGTGTCTGAAGTGGCCAACAAAGTAACCGACCCACAAACCAAGGTCTCCATTGCAGAGCGACAAGCCGCCAGAAACGTTGTGAACGGAGGCTCCGATAAATTTGCATTGTATGCACTCGGTTCTGGTTCGGATTATACTCCCTTTATTCAGCATAGCGGGATTGCTTCTTTGAATCTTGGTTTTGGTGGAGAAGGTTCTGGCGGGGAATACCACACCATTTATGATACCTATACCCATTATACCCGATTCAAAGACCCTGGTTTTCAGTATGGAACTACCTTAGCCAACACCGCAGGCCGAATCGTACTCCGTTTGGCGAATGCAGAGGTACTTCCGTTTGAACTGCAACAATGGTACAGCACCATTGACGGTTATTTGGGCGAAGTGATGAAAACCTTGGAAACCATGCGTTCCGATGTGGAAAAACACAATGCCAAGGTGGCCAAAAATCAATATGGATTGGCCAATGACCCAAAAAAATCGGTTAAGGCTGCCGAGAAAAAAGCGGAAGTCCCCTATTTGGATTTTTCACCGATTCAAAATGCATTAGCCGATTTAAAGAACACTATTGATACCTTTTCCAAAGTGGACAAGACCCAGCTCTCCGCTGCCAAAAAAGCGGAACTCAACCAAGCGTTGATGCACATGGAGCAAGCCCTGACCTCAGAAAAGGGATTGCCCCGAAGAGACTGGTTCAAGCACCAGATTTATGCCCCCGGATTTTACACAGGTTATGGGGTAAAAACGCTTCCAGGCGTGCGCGAGGCCATCGAGCAGAAAGAATGGCAAGAGGCCCAAGAACAGATTGGGGTCCTCGCCGGCACGCTTAAAAACTTTGCTGCACACATTCAAAAACTGAATACTATTATGCGCTAATTTTTTATGTTTCGCTATTAGGCCATCGCCCTTGCAAAGCCTACAGTTTCGCGGTAAACCTTAGGTGAAATGTCTGCATTGTTCTTAAAAAAGCGGCTGAAGTAATGTTCATCATCATACCCTAAATCAAAGGCAATCTCCTTCACCGATTTATTGGTAAGGTACAGCTCCCGCTTGGCCTCAATAATGATGCGCTCTGAAATCAAGTTGGTCATGGTCTTGTTAAAATGGTTCTTGGTGATCTTGGCCAATGCTTTTGGACTGATGTTCAACAAATCAGCATACTCCCCTGCCGAATGCTTGGTTTTAAAGTGCGTTTCGATAAGGTCCTTCAGGTTTTGGATAATGAATGGCTCTTTTTCATCCGGACTGTCCTTTAGGGATTCCGGTTGTTGTTTGGCCTTGGCCCGTGAGGCGGTAATCAAGAATATTTTTAGGTAGGACACCAACAATTCATATTGGGCCAAGTCCGCTTTTTGAACTTCAGCACGCATCTGTGAAAGCACCATTTCAAACTGACTTCGGATGGTATCGTCTACACAAAAATACGGGGGATTGTAAATATTGTTGAACAGTACCCCATTGCAGGCCACCTGTTCTTGGTGTTTGTGGATACAGAAAAAATCAGGATGAAAATTCAACACCACACCCTCTATTTTTTCCTTTTCAATGAGGCTAAAAGGTTGGTAAGGAGTTAGGGCAAACAATGTGTCCGCGGTAAAATCAAACTCTGCGAAATCTATTTTGGCGGTGCCACTCCCCTTCTTAACCCAAATTAAGGAATAATAATTAAATCGTTTTAGGGAACAGAACTGGCAGTCATCTTCAAAATGAGAAAGTTTAAAGGCCAATTTCCCGGTCTGTTCGTTGATGAGTGTGTTGGTGTTGTAGATGTCCATTTTTGAGTTTATGAATTAGCTGAAATCCATTTGGTAAAAAATTCGTCACTTCGAGCTCTCATCCTGAGCGCAGTCGAAGGAGCTATCGAGAAGTCATCAATCTCAACCACTTCAATGAGGTCTCGACTGCGCTCGACCTGACAAATTTTGATTGACTATAATCGTCGTTCGTTGGCGGCAATGGGCAGATCATTAATGCTGGCGTAGCGTTTCTGCATAAGCCCATGCTCATTGAACTCCCAATTCTCATTTCCATACGCGCGGAACCACGCTCCCTGGGCATTTTGGTATTCGTATTCAAAACGAACTGCTATTCTATTGTCGGTGAAAGCCCAAAGTTCTTTCTTCAACTTGTAATTTTTTTCCTTTTGCCACTTTTCGGTCAAAAAAGCGACCACTTCTTCCCGTCCATTAACAAACTGGGAACGGTTGCGCCATTCGGTGTCCACGGTATAGGCTTTGGACACTTTTTCAGGGTCTTGGCTGTTCCAGGCATCCTCGGCCAACTGTACTTTTTCTCTGGCCGTTTCCTCGGTAAAAGGAGGTAACGGAAATTTTTGTTCTATTGCCATTTTATGTTTTTTTTGAATGAAAAAAGGGCAAGCTGAATTTTCAACTTGCCCTTAAGGAATTATTTACCATCCCTAACCTTTGGCCAACTGTCATGGGCTGCTTTCTTCAATTCTGAAGTACGGGCACTCCAATCGGGTAAAGTGTTAAAAGGCTCCCCGTTGAAATCGCCGTTAAAAAACAGATAGAGTTTTCCGTCGATCACATCAAATGTTTCAGGGTTGATGGGAAATTTGGCTTGTTTTTCACCAACGCCCCAAGCGCAATAGCCGTCAAATTGCGGCAAGTACATGCTAGGCGATTGGGTAAAAGTGGCCTTATTGGCCTTGCTGGCAAAATAATAGGTTACCCCATTGTGCTTGGCGGCATAGGTTTTGTTGCCCTGTTTTGCTTCGCCAGTGAAATAGGATACCACATCGTACCCGCCAATGGCTACACCATCTTTGCTTACGGGGTCAACTTGGGCGTGTGCGGCAATTCCCCAAACCAGGGCCATTGCCAATAGAACTAATTGTTTCATTGTTTTTATGATTTTGGATTAAACTTGTGATTACTGGATTAAACAGTTTCTGCTTCAACCACCGGAAAATCAATATCGGTGTTGGCTGTGTTGTTGAAATAGTTGGTGAATACGTTCAAGGCCACGTGAGCCACGATCTCTCCCACTTCGCCATCGGTGTAACCAGCATTTTTAACGACCTCAACATCATCTGAACTTACCCTTCCGCGTTTTTCCACCAAGGTCTTGGCAAAATAGAGCGCAGCGGCTATTTTTGGGTCTTTGTTTCTCCCTTCACGGGCCATGTGCAAGGTATCGGTGTCAATGAGCACCAATTTTTCCCCGATAAAGGAATGGGCGGACAAACAGTAATTGCAGCTGTTGGATTCGGCCACGGCCAAGGCGATCAGTTCGCCCAATCGACCACCCAAGGAACCTTTGCCCAGCGCGTCGCTTAGATTTAGGTACCCTTGCAATACGGCTGGGGAATTCCCCATGGTGCGCATCATGTTGGGAACCATTCCCAATTTGCTCTGGATACCGTTGAACAACTCCTTTGCCTCTCCGGTTGCTTCCTTTGGATCTAATGCTTGTAAACGTGTCATAGTCTTGTCTTTTTTGTT
Encoded here:
- a CDS encoding carboxypeptidase-like regulatory domain-containing protein: MLFVLLGGALLYGQNEDKLFSITVYDGSTGNPLENANVYIRPCNCGGITDNNGRYSRFLLEGRYQITVSYTGFQSNDLEVALTTDVNLETELLQKVEQLSEIFLSAKQKNENVELPQMGVLRLQSQDLIKVPSGLGEYDVLRSMTLLPGVNNAGEVSNGLSIRGGSLDQNLVLFDYAPIYNPTHLFGLFSVFTPDVLSNIDLYRANIPARYGGRTASVLDVGVKKPYADKFKLSGGVGLVSSRLTVETPLVKDKLSLIAGTRAGFTDFLLPIFSKRLKDTKAKFYDTTFKLLWLPNPNDQIFLTGFYSKDTYQLDLISQIDNINSDKNRYDFMALNGTLNWLHTFNEKASLRSIFVSSNYVPKTILPITGSTDEIEYRSKINYLSFISEYANRPKPAIDYYLGLQAKKYVVGQGTLDPGGTNSVLPVALQDENSYELSAYSNVNWQLASPITLSLGLRFNHYVFGGPHTFNTYDDQGNIVTAEEFEKGDKVIDYNHLEPRVGANIKLGEQTSFKLSYAQVNQYLQNVYNSTTPLPTSRWKSSDRHIKPQQSQSYGLGIYHNISDTNNDSALELGLEGYYRDSQNDLTYKPGADFFLEEFLEQKVVQGKGRAYGVEFSLKKTGGKVNGWLNYTWSRSFVRTYNENLADRINNNDWFPSDFDRPHIFNGTVNFESNAYNKWSLNFTAQSGRPYTMANGFVQVDDIDVPIYLERNNGRLPVYHRLDFSWRVSYNPKKDKRWKNHWVFTIYNLYARKNPFNIYYQQRTGNQNVEFFGNSPLGAYELSVLNSPLFALTYNFVFQ
- a CDS encoding peptidylprolyl isomerase; translation: MSKVKENDTVKVHYTGKLTNGQIFDSSLEREPMEVALGQGQLIPGFEKGLIDMAVNEKKTITIDKKDAYGEVNESLFQKISKSQLPEDLKPEVGMGLVGSNSEGQEQQFRVAKVEEEDIIIDANHPLAGHDLVFDLEVVEIL
- a CDS encoding YkgJ family cysteine cluster protein, producing MALTLKVRSVENLFDQLEKESAQFQQISGLGCVSGCGKCCTYPNIEASPLEFFPWAFHMFLLGKAEETLHALNQTKSTNCYLFKPLSSVDQGHCSSYDHRGLICRLFGFAANRDKYGSLRLATCKIIKEGRADEYRSISEAIAKGLYVPVFTDYYMQLKQIDFQLGNKIVPINKALKMALEEILQYYAYRPVPDTDKLCI
- a CDS encoding YdeI family protein, translating into MNTNPKVDEYLAEGCGRCDLVGTPECKVHTWQEELKILRRLLLECGLTEERKWGSPCYTLNNKNVVMIAAFADNCALSFLKGVLLKDEQDILEKPGENSQSVRFVRFTNVKQIMAKWEVLKRYVFEAIEVEKVGLQVKLKKLSDYEVPEEFQERLDADPALKAAFEGLTPGRQKGYLLYFSGAKQPKTRKARIEKYIPKILRGIGFHDR
- a CDS encoding DoxX family protein, whose protein sequence is MTKQKAGKITYWVATLWLALGMTSTGIVQLMHMEEEVQMMAHLGYPIYFLTLIGVWKLLGVIAILIPKFPVLKEWAYAGFAFTMIGALASHLALGDGMVELFGPALLLILTEISWYFRPTNRKLVPISSK
- a CDS encoding SRPBCC domain-containing protein; translation: MERKTNVHAEDGKQEIFITREFELPLDLLFKAYVEPKIVEQWMGTKVLKLNNRKHGSYQFETTDPKGNKHRFNGTIHEFEPEVKITRTFEMEGSGFPVQLEFLEFKSISEEKSQLRIQMVFKSLGDRDRMLQLPFAQGISMAHDRLQETVQKLRNP
- a CDS encoding helix-turn-helix transcriptional regulator; translated protein: MELRRDVFQAIADPTRRAIIALVAANAMTPGAIAGNFDSSRQTISKHIQILTECELLRQDQQGREIYYHFNPTKLKTIADFIEPFRELWDDRFNKLEAIMKNQKKS
- a CDS encoding transferrin receptor-like dimerization domain-containing protein gives rise to the protein MKKRLFPLLFLVAVTTTWAQESIIGFSKDAATKQLQLESEFEKQLSTENLDQWMQLLAGEPHWVGTEYGEKNVKWMEKQFKSWGYDTKVETYHVLFPYPKVRVLEMTGPTTYKAKLEAVPVEGDPYTSQENLLPSYNAYSTDGDVEAELVYVNYGIPSDYEELEKLGIDVKGKIVIAKYYGSWRGIKPKLAAEKGAIGCIIYSDPEDDGYVQGDVYPKGAFKNKTGVQRGSVMDMPLYPGDVLTPGYAATKDAKRLKREDAPTITKIPVLPISYEDAQPLLEALEGPVAPASWRGGLPITYHIGPGPAKVHLTLEFDWQLKPAHNVIATLKGSELPDQWVVRGNHHDAWVHGASDPISGLVALMEEARVVGKLAKAGKKPKRTLVYCAWDAEETGLIGSTEWVEDHRAELQQKTVAYINTDGNSRGFLGAGGSHTLQAMVSEVANKVTDPQTKVSIAERQAARNVVNGGSDKFALYALGSGSDYTPFIQHSGIASLNLGFGGEGSGGEYHTIYDTYTHYTRFKDPGFQYGTTLANTAGRIVLRLANAEVLPFELQQWYSTIDGYLGEVMKTLETMRSDVEKHNAKVAKNQYGLANDPKKSVKAAEKKAEVPYLDFSPIQNALADLKNTIDTFSKVDKTQLSAAKKAELNQALMHMEQALTSEKGLPRRDWFKHQIYAPGFYTGYGVKTLPGVREAIEQKEWQEAQEQIGVLAGTLKNFAAHIQKLNTIMR
- a CDS encoding helix-turn-helix domain-containing protein, which gives rise to MDIYNTNTLINEQTGKLAFKLSHFEDDCQFCSLKRFNYYSLIWVKKGSGTAKIDFAEFDFTADTLFALTPYQPFSLIEKEKIEGVVLNFHPDFFCIHKHQEQVACNGVLFNNIYNPPYFCVDDTIRSQFEMVLSQMRAEVQKADLAQYELLVSYLKIFLITASRAKAKQQPESLKDSPDEKEPFIIQNLKDLIETHFKTKHSAGEYADLLNISPKALAKITKNHFNKTMTNLISERIIIEAKRELYLTNKSVKEIAFDLGYDDEHYFSRFFKNNADISPKVYRETVGFARAMA
- a CDS encoding nuclear transport factor 2 family protein; amino-acid sequence: MAIEQKFPLPPFTEETAREKVQLAEDAWNSQDPEKVSKAYTVDTEWRNRSQFVNGREEVVAFLTEKWQKEKNYKLKKELWAFTDNRIAVRFEYEYQNAQGAWFRAYGNENWEFNEHGLMQKRYASINDLPIAANERRL
- a CDS encoding YHS domain-containing (seleno)protein, with translation MKQLVLLAMALVWGIAAHAQVDPVSKDGVAIGGYDVVSYFTGEAKQGNKTYAAKHNGVTYYFASKANKATFTQSPSMYLPQFDGYCAWGVGEKQAKFPINPETFDVIDGKLYLFFNGDFNGEPFNTLPDWSARTSELKKAAHDSWPKVRDGK
- a CDS encoding carboxymuconolactone decarboxylase family protein, yielding MTRLQALDPKEATGEAKELFNGIQSKLGMVPNMMRTMGNSPAVLQGYLNLSDALGKGSLGGRLGELIALAVAESNSCNYCLSAHSFIGEKLVLIDTDTLHMAREGRNKDPKIAAALYFAKTLVEKRGRVSSDDVEVVKNAGYTDGEVGEIVAHVALNVFTNYFNNTANTDIDFPVVEAETV